A genomic window from Salvia splendens isolate huo1 chromosome 11, SspV2, whole genome shotgun sequence includes:
- the LOC121756113 gene encoding heavy metal-associated isoprenylated plant protein 16-like, producing MKLKIVIEVPLHKEKDKSKALKIVVAEEGVISVSIGKDNDQLEVIGVGVDSVCLAKSLRKKFCFANILSVAEVKPPEPEKSPEKCPLQPCMFPPPPCQPFYECHYYDPGSSGGCHIM from the exons ATGAAG CTAAAGATTGTGATCGAAGTGCCACTGCATAAAGAGAAGGATAAATCCAAAGCCTTGAAGATTGTTGTGGCTGAAGAag GAGTGATCTCGGTGAGTATCGGAAAAGATAACGATCAGCTTGAAGTGATCGGAGTAGGAGTTGATTCCGTGTGTTTGGCAAAATCTCTTAGGAAGAAATTCTGTTTCGCCAATATTTTAAGCGTTGCAGAAGTGAAGCCGCCTGAGCCGGAGAAGTCGCCGGAAAAATGTCCGCTGCAACCTTGTATGTTCCCGCCGCCGCCTTGCCAACCTTTCTACGAGTGCCACTATTATGATCCTGGAAGTTCAGGTGGTTGTCACATTATGTAA